In the genome of Mytilus edulis chromosome 3, xbMytEdul2.2, whole genome shotgun sequence, one region contains:
- the LOC139516235 gene encoding transcription intermediary factor 1-beta-like, whose product MASSQPFGGGQVPVNCKLCKTDRPIQWKCMDCRILMCGYCKDNVHSQFKNALDHKIICREEIGLHTEELDFTNIKCDKHAGQSSCLYCNTCEILVCPTCVAKVHKKHDLIEISDAYNIKVEILKKGQSKMQKSNYKINAKKDQLNKLVSAENIKYNKEKRNIQSHEETVKEQVEQYFKELKIKLEHNHETVLSTVKSDLNAISLFTNQMDDKITEVQDCIDLSNASDFFKEVKKMEKFTETQEPRTRPSYTSSPKFVPGNLNQSHIGSLQDDGNLSAEINISLVINSEYQTELESIASVSLCLDQSFWINSGVYKVLQRVKPEGTNLQVLSKFNITVCGMAVTPSNQLLLCAKGKTRLQHISSSGELTDSVYDVSPLLPNDIHVISDNKLIVGAYNSELKKSAVIIMNKKGDKETVYEHDQHNQPLFNSPRYITTTCNGNIYVVDTISDNWCGKVMVLGQEGHIINQYTGHPTINKSEPFKPINIVTTPSDNVVVMDLDTDILHILNDNGHLISYFNTKDIGIEFPNSLAFNTTGQLYIGCTRAVGEEAKDANLYEINIEGF is encoded by the coding sequence ATGGCTTCCTCTCAGCCGTTTGGAGGAGGTCAAGTTCCTGTTaattgtaaattatgtaaaacaGATAGACCAATACAGTGGAAATGCATGGACTGCAGAATTTTGATGTGTGGTTATTGCAAGGACAATGTACATTCTCAATTCAAAAATGCACTTGATCATAAGATCATCTGTAGAGAAGAAATTGGATTGCATACTGAAGAACTGGATTTTACCAATATTAAATGTGATAAACATGCTGGACAATCATCATGTCTTTACTGTAATACATGTGAAATCCTAGTGTGTCCAACCTGTGTTGCCAAAGTTCATAAGAAGCACGATTTAATCGAAATTAGTGATGCATACAACATCAaagtagaaatattaaaaaaaggacaaAGTAAAATGCAGAAGAGTAATTATAAAATCAACGCAAAGAAAGACCAGCTCAATAAACTAGTGTCAGctgaaaatataaagtataacaaggaaaaaagaaatattcaaagtcaTGAGGAAACCGTAAAAGAGCAAGTagaacaatattttaaagaactcaaaattaaattggaaCATAATCATGAAACTGTTTTATCAACAGTCAAATCTGATTTGAACGCTATATCATTATTCACAAACCAGATGGATGACAAAATCACAGAAGTCCAGGACTGTATTGACCTTTCCAATGCCTCTGACTTTTTCAAAGAGGTCAAGAAGATGGAGAAATTCACTGAAACTCAAGAACCACGAACCAGGCCTAGCTATACTTCTTCACCAAAATTTGTTCCAGGAAATTTGAACCAATCTCACATTGGATCACTACAAGATGATGGAAACTTGTCAGCAGAAATAAACATCTCCCTAGTCATCAATAGTGAGTACCAGACTGAACTTGAGTCAATAGCATCAGTAAGTCTATGCCTTGATCAGTCATTTTGGATAAATTCAGGTGTTTATAAAGTGTTACAGAGAGTAAAACCTGAAGGAACCAACCTACAGGTGCTGTCTAAATTTAACATTACTGTGTGTGGAATGGCAGTTACTCCATCTAATCAACTCCTTCTGTGTGCTAAAGGTAAAACAAGGTTACAACACATTAGCAGTAGTGGTGAACTGACTGATTCTGTTTATGATGTATCACCTTTACTTCCCAATGATATCCATGTTATCAGTGACAATAAACTCATTGTTGGAGCTTATAATAGTGAACTAAAAAAAAGTGCTGTGATTATCATGAACAAGAAAGGAGACAAGGAGACTGTGTATGAACATGATCAACATAATCAACCTTTATTTAATAGCCCTAGGTATATAACCACTACATGTAATGGAAATATATATGTAGTGGATACTATTTCAGATAATTGGTGTGGTAAAGTAATGGTCTTAGGACAAGAAGGACATATAATAAACCAGTATACAGGTCATCCAACTATCAATAAGAGTGAACCATTCAAACCAATAAACATTGTGACAACACCAAGTGACAATGTTGTTGTGATGGATCTGGATACTGACATCTTACACATCCTCAATGACAATGGACAtttgatttcatatttcaataccAAGGATATAGGAATAGAGTTTCCAAATTCTCTTGCCTTCAACACAACTGGACAACTTTATATTGGGTGTACTAGGGCTGTAGGTGAAGAAGCTAAGGATGCAAATCTGTATGAAATAAATATTGAAGGATTCTAA